In one Streptomyces sp. T12 genomic region, the following are encoded:
- a CDS encoding MarR family winged helix-turn-helix transcriptional regulator — protein sequence MPEPDQRLFFLLQRAAHQLRTASDRRLLAAAGITTAQLGALFAVRDEPGITQQQLARTLGLRESAVTGLVGRLTVAGLVVKRAHPREHRAVVLELTGDGAAALDAAQPEVDRFNAEARTLLGEDGFAQASAAMCALAYWECP from the coding sequence ATGCCCGAGCCCGATCAGCGTCTGTTCTTCCTGCTCCAGCGGGCGGCCCACCAGCTGCGCACCGCCTCCGACCGGCGCCTGCTGGCCGCCGCCGGGATCACCACGGCCCAGCTCGGCGCGCTGTTCGCGGTCCGCGACGAGCCGGGCATCACCCAGCAGCAGCTGGCCCGCACCCTGGGCCTGCGCGAGTCCGCCGTCACCGGGCTGGTCGGCCGGCTCACCGTGGCCGGTCTGGTCGTCAAGCGGGCGCATCCGCGCGAACACCGGGCGGTGGTGCTGGAGTTGACCGGCGACGGGGCCGCCGCGCTCGACGCCGCGCAGCCGGAGGTCGACCGGTTCAACGCGGAGGCGCGGACGCTGCTCGGCGAGGACGGATTCGCGCAGGCCTCGGCGGCGATGTGCGCCCTGGCGTACTGGGAGTGCCCCTGA
- a CDS encoding SRPBCC domain-containing protein, whose protein sequence is MYSTRVSRHVNAARAAVYRALLDADAIAKWRVPDGMTGHVHEFDGREGGAFRVSLTYDVPTGTGKSDAHTDTYHGHFVKLVPDEQVVEEVEFETDDPALRGTMRMTTTLTDADGGGTDVLVVHEGIPDVVPADDNETGTRMALANLARLVEPGAR, encoded by the coding sequence ATGTACTCGACGCGGGTCTCCCGGCACGTCAACGCCGCACGCGCGGCCGTGTACCGGGCTCTGCTGGACGCGGACGCCATCGCCAAGTGGCGGGTGCCGGACGGTATGACCGGGCATGTGCACGAGTTCGACGGCCGGGAGGGCGGGGCGTTCCGGGTCTCGCTCACCTACGACGTGCCGACCGGCACGGGCAAGTCAGACGCGCACACCGACACGTACCACGGTCACTTCGTGAAGCTCGTGCCGGACGAGCAGGTCGTCGAGGAGGTCGAGTTCGAGACCGACGACCCCGCGCTGCGCGGCACGATGAGGATGACCACCACCCTCACCGACGCGGACGGCGGCGGCACGGACGTCCTCGTGGTGCACGAGGGGATCCCCGACGTCGTTCCCGCCGATGACAACGAGACCGGTACCCGGATGGCGCTCGCCAACCTCGCCCGGCTGGTCGAGCCCGGAGCGCGGTGA
- a CDS encoding pectate lyase, whose amino-acid sequence MRSESSTLREASGAFPSVSSTATSASPSPAEPSPSPSASKASASPRKSAAAAAKPTGAADSPTGSGSWPTPAADRPVTATIEVSGSYDGGLKRFHGSGALGSDGQDEDQGPLFELADGATLQNVILGAPAADGVHCLGSCTLRNVWWQDVGEDAATFKGTSASATYLVTGGGARHADDKVFQHNGAGTLTIRNFQVSDFGKLYRSCGNCDTQYERHVVISDVRVTGPGNALAGINTNYGDTATLSGVRIVGDGGRDITVCARFQGNDSGAEPSETGSGPDGTHCRYSSSDVTYT is encoded by the coding sequence GTGAGGAGCGAGAGCTCGACGCTCCGGGAGGCGAGCGGCGCCTTCCCGTCCGTCTCCTCGACCGCCACCTCGGCGTCCCCGTCCCCTGCCGAGCCGTCGCCGTCTCCCTCCGCCTCGAAGGCGTCGGCCTCGCCCCGCAAGAGCGCCGCGGCCGCCGCGAAGCCGACCGGCGCCGCCGACTCCCCGACCGGCTCCGGCTCCTGGCCCACCCCCGCCGCCGACCGCCCGGTGACCGCCACCATCGAGGTCTCCGGCAGCTACGACGGCGGCCTCAAGCGCTTCCACGGCTCCGGAGCCCTCGGCAGCGATGGCCAGGACGAGGACCAGGGCCCGCTCTTCGAACTCGCCGACGGAGCCACCCTGCAGAACGTGATCCTGGGCGCCCCGGCCGCCGACGGCGTGCACTGCCTGGGCAGTTGCACCCTGCGGAACGTGTGGTGGCAGGACGTGGGCGAGGACGCGGCGACCTTCAAGGGCACGTCGGCGTCGGCGACGTACCTCGTGACCGGCGGTGGCGCGCGGCACGCCGACGACAAGGTCTTCCAGCACAACGGCGCCGGGACGCTCACCATCAGGAACTTCCAGGTGTCGGACTTCGGCAAGCTCTACCGCTCGTGCGGCAACTGCGACACCCAGTACGAACGCCACGTCGTCATCAGCGATGTCCGGGTGACCGGCCCCGGCAACGCCCTCGCCGGAATCAACACCAACTACGGCGACACGGCGACCCTTTCGGGTGTGCGGATCGTCGGCGACGGCGGCCGGGACATCACCGTCTGCGCCCGCTTCCAGGGCAACGACTCCGGCGCCGAGCCCAGCGAGACCGGCAGCGGCCCGGACGGCACGCACTGCCGTTACAGCTCGTCGGACGTCACCTATACGTGA
- the ppk2 gene encoding polyphosphate kinase 2: MDTELLSGLRVDYTDQDDPVLIRPDGSPVDTWRENYPYQQRMERPEYEWHKRLQQIELLKLQRWIKETGRRLVIVFEGRDAAGKGGTIKRFTEHLNPRGARVVALEKPTERERGQWYFQRYVEHLPTAGEIVLFDRSWYNRAGVERVMGFCTDDEYRRFMRQAPAFERMLVDDGVDLIKFWFSVSQGEQRTRFTIRQVDPVRQWKLSPMDLASLDRWEDYTAAKVAMFRETDTEHAPWTVVKSNDKKRARVEAMRSVLARFDYTDKDEEVVGTPDPRIIGAAAGLLEAGEDDSEQAGR, from the coding sequence ATGGACACCGAACTGCTGTCAGGGCTGCGCGTCGACTACACCGATCAGGACGATCCCGTGCTGATCCGGCCCGACGGCAGCCCGGTGGACACCTGGCGCGAGAACTACCCCTACCAGCAGCGCATGGAGCGCCCGGAGTACGAGTGGCACAAGCGGCTGCAGCAGATCGAACTGCTGAAGCTGCAGCGCTGGATCAAGGAGACCGGCCGTCGTCTCGTCATCGTCTTCGAAGGACGGGACGCGGCCGGCAAGGGCGGCACCATCAAGCGCTTCACGGAGCACCTCAACCCGCGCGGCGCCCGGGTGGTGGCGCTGGAGAAGCCGACCGAACGTGAGCGCGGGCAGTGGTACTTCCAGCGGTACGTCGAGCATCTGCCGACCGCCGGCGAGATCGTGCTGTTCGACCGGTCCTGGTACAACCGGGCCGGTGTGGAGCGTGTGATGGGCTTCTGCACGGACGACGAGTACCGGCGCTTCATGCGGCAGGCGCCCGCCTTCGAGCGGATGCTGGTGGACGACGGTGTCGACCTGATCAAGTTCTGGTTCTCGGTGTCCCAGGGCGAGCAGCGCACCCGGTTCACCATCCGCCAGGTCGATCCCGTACGGCAGTGGAAGCTCAGCCCCATGGACCTGGCGTCGCTGGACCGCTGGGAGGACTACACCGCTGCCAAGGTCGCCATGTTCCGCGAGACGGACACCGAGCACGCGCCCTGGACGGTGGTGAAGAGCAACGACAAGAAGCGGGCCCGCGTCGAGGCCATGCGCAGCGTGCTGGCCCGCTTCGACTACACCGACAAGGACGAGGAGGTCGTCGGCACCCCCGACCCCCGGATCATCGGCGCGGCCGCGGGCCTGCTGGAGGCGGGCGAGGACGACTCCGAGCAGGCGGGAAGGTGA
- a CDS encoding luciferase family protein, with the protein MTPAQRAMERLEVWPDLSSGPASCGAGRALRSVHSEIVHFHSDRDVDLHLTVSAIRRFHDDLQESTAIRLVPGSGWVTVHLDCDTDVDLLMSLVSAALKAHQNRPSPAGRPAGNECNFRRVTVLPRG; encoded by the coding sequence ATGACACCGGCCCAACGCGCCATGGAACGACTGGAAGTCTGGCCCGACCTCAGCTCGGGCCCGGCCAGTTGCGGCGCAGGACGGGCACTGCGCTCCGTCCACAGCGAGATCGTGCACTTCCACTCCGACCGGGACGTGGACCTGCATCTGACGGTGTCGGCCATCCGGCGGTTCCACGACGACCTCCAGGAGTCGACCGCGATCCGACTGGTCCCCGGCTCTGGCTGGGTGACCGTCCATCTCGACTGCGACACGGACGTGGATCTGCTGATGAGCCTGGTCAGCGCCGCGCTCAAGGCCCATCAGAACCGGCCCTCCCCTGCCGGTCGCCCGGCAGGGAACGAGTGCAACTTCCGCCGCGTCACGGTGCTGCCCCGCGGCTAG
- a CDS encoding YceI family protein translates to MPLGLLWSRNSRGSRRSRGAPGVPLPVPAGAGVVGREVVDPVGLPMRGADVTVTALDSHQVVASGTTDPYGLFLATLPPGRYSLMVTAEGLTPHRETLDVVAGPPLPATRVQLTSARQLELPAPGTWLFDPPHTAIRFIAKHVGMAHVHGRFERFTGGIRVAPDMAESHVSVRIDASSITTGNNTRDNHLRSADFLNVERYPYIDFTSTRFAYRGGAKWTLHGSLTMHGVSRSVELDTTYLGSVNGGYGEELRCAALAKAELHREDFTLNWRSMLARGIAVVGPTVQLELDVQAMYRTHDTPTPPE, encoded by the coding sequence ATGCCCCTCGGTCTGCTCTGGAGTCGAAACTCCCGAGGGAGTCGACGCTCCCGAGGGGCGCCAGGTGTCCCGTTGCCCGTGCCGGCCGGTGCGGGCGTCGTGGGCCGCGAGGTCGTGGACCCGGTGGGACTGCCGATGCGCGGCGCCGACGTGACCGTGACCGCACTGGACTCGCACCAGGTCGTGGCGTCCGGTACGACGGACCCGTACGGCCTCTTCCTCGCCACGCTGCCCCCGGGCCGCTACAGCCTGATGGTGACGGCCGAGGGCCTGACACCGCACCGGGAGACCCTGGACGTCGTCGCCGGTCCGCCGCTGCCCGCCACACGCGTCCAGCTGACGTCGGCCCGGCAGCTGGAACTGCCGGCGCCCGGCACCTGGCTGTTCGACCCGCCGCACACGGCGATCCGGTTCATCGCCAAGCACGTCGGCATGGCCCACGTCCACGGCCGCTTCGAGCGGTTCACGGGCGGCATCCGGGTGGCGCCCGACATGGCCGAGTCCCACGTGTCGGTGCGCATCGACGCCTCCAGCATCACCACGGGCAACAACACCCGGGACAACCATCTGCGTTCGGCCGACTTCCTGAACGTCGAGCGCTACCCGTACATCGACTTCACCAGCACGCGGTTCGCCTACCGCGGCGGCGCCAAGTGGACCCTGCACGGCTCGCTCACCATGCACGGAGTGAGCCGCTCGGTGGAGCTGGACACCACCTATCTGGGGTCCGTCAACGGCGGCTACGGCGAGGAGTTGCGGTGCGCGGCGCTGGCCAAGGCGGAGCTGCACCGGGAGGACTTCACCCTGAACTGGCGCAGCATGCTGGCCCGCGGGATCGCGGTCGTCGGTCCCACGGTCCAGCTGGAGCTGGACGTGCAGGCGATGTACCGCACACACGACACACCGACGCCGCCGGAGTAG
- a CDS encoding maleylacetate reductase has protein sequence MKDVLDFSYEARPVRVVFRPGAAVSATPDEAGRLGLRRVLVVCGTRGADTARAVADALGPVCVGVHDRARMHVPVEVADVAVQAARAAGADGCVAVGGGSSVGLGKAIALRTGLPLIAVPSTYSGSEMTPVWGLTEHGVKRTGRDPKVLPRSVVYDPELTLSLPVPLSVTSGINAVAHAVEALYAPDTSPLIALMAEEGVRAMARALADVAEEPTCLEARGRALYGAWLCGSCLGATTMGLHHKLCHVLGGSFGLPHAETHTVVLPYALAHNAPAAPDAVAAVARALDAPDAPTALWELAGRLGAPRSLAELGLGEADLATAAAQTAGQAYANPRPVTADGVLALLRAAYEGAPPTAAAH, from the coding sequence GTGAAGGACGTCCTCGACTTCTCCTACGAGGCCCGGCCCGTGCGGGTTGTCTTCCGGCCCGGCGCGGCGGTGTCCGCGACGCCGGACGAGGCCGGGCGGCTCGGGCTGCGGCGGGTGCTCGTGGTGTGCGGGACGCGGGGCGCGGACACCGCGCGGGCGGTCGCGGACGCGCTCGGCCCGGTGTGCGTCGGGGTGCACGACCGGGCCCGGATGCACGTGCCCGTCGAGGTCGCCGACGTGGCCGTCCAGGCGGCTCGCGCGGCCGGGGCCGACGGGTGCGTGGCGGTCGGCGGCGGCTCGTCGGTCGGGCTGGGCAAGGCGATCGCGCTGCGCACCGGCCTGCCGCTGATCGCGGTGCCGTCCACCTACTCCGGCTCGGAGATGACCCCGGTCTGGGGCCTGACCGAGCACGGCGTCAAGCGCACCGGCCGCGACCCGAAGGTGCTGCCCCGCAGCGTCGTCTACGACCCCGAGCTCACCCTGTCCCTGCCCGTACCGCTCTCCGTGACCAGCGGGATCAACGCCGTCGCGCATGCCGTCGAGGCCCTGTACGCCCCCGACACCTCGCCCCTGATCGCGCTGATGGCCGAGGAGGGCGTACGGGCGATGGCGCGGGCGCTTGCGGACGTGGCCGAGGAGCCGACGTGCCTGGAGGCCCGCGGTCGCGCGCTGTACGGGGCCTGGCTGTGCGGGTCCTGTCTGGGCGCCACCACCATGGGCCTGCACCACAAGCTCTGCCACGTCCTGGGCGGCAGTTTCGGGCTGCCGCACGCCGAGACGCACACGGTGGTGCTGCCGTACGCCCTGGCCCACAACGCGCCCGCCGCCCCGGACGCGGTCGCGGCGGTGGCCCGCGCCCTGGACGCGCCCGATGCGCCGACCGCCCTGTGGGAACTGGCCGGACGCCTGGGCGCGCCCCGCTCCCTCGCCGAACTGGGCCTCGGCGAAGCCGACTTGGCGACCGCCGCCGCGCAGACCGCGGGCCAGGCGTACGCCAACCCCCGCCCGGTCACGGCCGACGGCGTGCTCGCCCTGCTGCGGGCGGCGTACGAGGGCGCACCGCCGACCGCGGCCGCCCACTGA
- a CDS encoding intradiol ring-cleavage dioxygenase — protein sequence MGGDDARVTDEVVASLRGTDDPRLRELLTGLVRHLHAFARETRLTQEEWERAIGFLTATGQACTDTRQEFILLSDVLGLSMLVETINERQGPGATESTVLGPFHMTASPVRELGANIDLVGGGEPCVVSGRVLSRDGGPLPGAVVDVWQADGNGFYDVQQPDVQPPGNGRGLFTADDEGRFWFRTCVPSPYPIPTDGPVGGLLRAAGRHPYRPAHIHFIASAEGHAPVTTHIFVAGSDYLDSDAVFAVKPGLVTDFASVDDPSAAREFGVANPFRRARFDLVLERA from the coding sequence ATGGGCGGCGACGACGCGAGGGTCACGGACGAGGTGGTCGCCAGTCTGCGCGGCACGGACGATCCGCGGCTGCGGGAGCTGCTGACGGGGCTGGTCCGGCATCTGCACGCCTTCGCGCGCGAGACGCGGCTGACGCAGGAGGAGTGGGAGCGGGCGATCGGCTTCCTGACGGCGACCGGGCAGGCCTGCACGGACACCCGGCAGGAGTTCATCCTGCTCTCGGACGTGCTCGGACTGTCGATGCTCGTGGAGACCATCAACGAGCGACAGGGCCCCGGCGCCACCGAATCGACCGTGCTGGGCCCGTTCCACATGACCGCCTCGCCGGTGCGCGAGCTCGGCGCGAACATCGACCTGGTGGGCGGCGGCGAGCCGTGCGTGGTGAGCGGGCGGGTGCTGTCCCGGGACGGCGGCCCGCTGCCCGGCGCGGTCGTCGACGTGTGGCAGGCCGACGGGAACGGCTTCTACGACGTGCAGCAGCCCGACGTGCAACCGCCGGGCAACGGGCGCGGCCTGTTCACCGCGGACGACGAGGGCCGGTTCTGGTTCCGTACGTGTGTGCCGAGCCCGTACCCCATCCCGACGGACGGGCCGGTCGGCGGGCTGCTGCGGGCCGCCGGACGGCACCCCTACCGGCCCGCGCACATCCACTTCATCGCCTCGGCCGAGGGGCACGCCCCGGTGACCACGCACATCTTCGTGGCGGGGAGCGACTATTTGGACTCGGACGCGGTGTTCGCCGTCAAGCCGGGCCTTGTCACGGACTTCGCCTCGGTCGACGACCCGTCGGCGGCACGGGAGTTCGGCGTGGCGAACCCCTTCCGGCGCGCCCGCTTCGACCTCGTACTGGAGCGCGCGTGA
- a CDS encoding FAD-dependent monooxygenase, translating to MHTVVETDVLIVGSGPAGASAALALSTYGVRNMVVTRYASLADTPRAHITNQRTMEVLRDLGVEDEVIAKATPQHLMGNTTFCTSLAGEELGRVRSWGNDPLVQAAHDVASPTRMCDMPQHLMEPVLVNAAIARGTDFRFSTVYKSFVQDEAGVTVTVEDRLRGDEYTIRAKYLIGADGGRSKVAEDAGLPMGGQMGVAGSVNIVFDADLSKYTAHRPSTLYWVLAPGATVGGIGAGLVRCVRPWNEWLIVWGYDVSAGAPDLTEEYALSVIRQLVGDDEIPVTIKSSSAWTVNEMYAETYARGRVFCAGDAVHRHPPSNGLGSNTSIQDSYNLAWKLKLVLDGVATPELLDTYTVERAPVGRQIVTRANKSIAETAPIFEALDGLSPQTPEQLWANIAARKDATEAAAKQRAALREAIAFKVYEFNAHGVDLNQRYASAAVVPDGTPDPGFSRDAELHHQPTSRPGAKLPHAWITSGTRTLSTLDTVGKGRFTLLTGIGGEVWLRAAEAQPLDIATVVVGPGQEYEDPYGDWADLSEISDGGALLVRPDGYVAFRHADAPEDAERLLTGALRRILGHG from the coding sequence GTGCACACCGTTGTCGAGACCGACGTACTGATCGTGGGCAGCGGCCCGGCGGGCGCGTCGGCCGCGCTCGCCCTGAGCACCTACGGCGTGCGCAACATGGTCGTCACCCGGTACGCGAGCCTCGCCGACACGCCCCGCGCGCACATCACCAACCAGCGCACCATGGAGGTGCTGCGCGACCTGGGTGTGGAGGACGAGGTGATCGCCAAGGCGACGCCGCAGCACCTGATGGGCAACACGACCTTCTGCACCAGCCTGGCCGGTGAGGAGCTCGGCCGGGTGCGTTCCTGGGGCAACGACCCGCTCGTGCAGGCCGCGCACGACGTGGCCAGTCCGACCCGCATGTGCGACATGCCGCAGCACCTGATGGAGCCGGTGCTGGTGAACGCGGCGATCGCCCGCGGCACCGACTTCCGCTTCAGCACGGTCTACAAGTCTTTCGTCCAGGACGAGGCCGGCGTCACGGTCACCGTAGAGGACCGGCTGCGCGGCGACGAGTACACCATCCGTGCCAAGTACCTGATCGGCGCCGACGGCGGCCGGTCCAAGGTCGCCGAGGACGCCGGACTGCCGATGGGCGGTCAGATGGGGGTCGCGGGCAGCGTCAACATCGTCTTCGACGCGGATCTGAGCAAGTACACCGCGCACCGGCCCTCCACCCTCTACTGGGTGCTGGCGCCCGGCGCCACGGTCGGCGGTATCGGTGCGGGGCTGGTCCGCTGCGTGCGCCCCTGGAACGAGTGGCTGATCGTCTGGGGCTACGACGTGAGCGCGGGCGCCCCCGACCTCACCGAGGAGTACGCCCTGTCCGTCATACGGCAGCTGGTCGGCGACGACGAGATACCGGTGACCATCAAGTCGTCCTCGGCGTGGACGGTCAACGAGATGTACGCCGAGACGTATGCGCGCGGCCGTGTCTTCTGCGCCGGTGACGCCGTGCACCGCCACCCGCCGTCCAACGGGCTCGGCTCCAACACCTCCATCCAGGACTCCTACAACCTGGCCTGGAAGCTGAAGCTCGTCCTCGACGGCGTCGCCACGCCCGAGCTCCTCGACACCTACACCGTGGAGCGCGCGCCGGTCGGCAGGCAGATCGTGACCCGCGCCAACAAGTCCATCGCCGAGACCGCACCGATCTTCGAGGCGCTCGACGGGCTCTCGCCGCAGACGCCCGAGCAGCTGTGGGCCAACATCGCCGCCCGCAAGGACGCCACCGAGGCCGCCGCCAAGCAACGGGCCGCGCTGCGCGAGGCCATCGCCTTCAAGGTGTACGAGTTCAACGCGCACGGCGTCGACCTCAACCAGCGCTACGCCTCCGCCGCGGTCGTCCCCGACGGCACGCCCGACCCCGGCTTCTCCCGCGACGCCGAGCTGCACCACCAGCCCACCTCCCGTCCCGGCGCCAAGCTCCCGCACGCCTGGATCACCTCCGGGACCCGGACCCTGTCCACCCTCGACACCGTCGGCAAGGGCCGCTTCACGCTGCTCACCGGCATCGGCGGCGAGGTGTGGCTGCGGGCCGCCGAGGCCCAGCCCCTCGACATCGCCACGGTCGTCGTCGGACCGGGCCAGGAGTACGAGGACCCGTACGGCGACTGGGCGGACCTGAGCGAGATCTCCGACGGGGGCGCCCTCCTCGTACGCCCCGACGGCTATGTGGCGTTCCGGCACGCCGACGCGCCCGAGGACGCCGAACGGTTGCTCACGGGGGCGCTGCGGCGGATTCTCGGGCACGGTTGA
- a CDS encoding helix-turn-helix domain-containing protein: protein MTTAEHPPALAPLRHARERFLTGRPLPDGVPDDVVAAWRRARFFGVRPDLEGPVRELAHPVDSPLLEAARPVLTRIAQALDAGRSALVLTDERLRVLWSAGSAPGDDTCGDLSERQVGHNSAALALRTRRRAEVHGPEHFLDMWQDVSAVSVPLLSPETGQALGTVTVASGLCAGCRPHPGAALAEAAATAVEAELRARARTAERVLLDAYERAVRGRERAVVALDGRNRLVSEAAARLASPQVLEALERGVRAWGRGSGTGSGRAAGESYEISLPEDAGCTVEITPVRHEGRALGLVAVLAPRPVESAPALPRPGSASVGRSVPWRHAVAQATALARTAGPLLVVGERGTGKTTLALELLDGTAPLVVDAAESPELGLGVPPAEGWGRAGDRPLLLRHAERLAQPDIAALNSLLDERPDVHLVATYTPGPAPGPCLQRLLDTLAARSVTLPALRERPEDIRELLPALAPAPAPGSPPLTWTLDALRALEQHPWPGNVTELAHLVRALASQRRICGPVRRGELPDPVREGPAGRNLSPMELAERAAILEALRRHGGNKARAAAALGIARATLYRKLRGYQGRDASITQKLP, encoded by the coding sequence ATGACCACCGCCGAACATCCTCCTGCCCTCGCCCCCCTCCGCCATGCGCGCGAGCGGTTCCTGACGGGGCGCCCGCTCCCGGACGGCGTACCGGACGACGTCGTCGCGGCCTGGCGACGCGCCCGTTTCTTCGGGGTACGGCCCGATCTCGAAGGCCCGGTACGGGAGTTGGCCCACCCCGTCGACTCGCCCCTGCTGGAGGCGGCGCGTCCCGTGCTCACCCGTATCGCCCAGGCCCTGGACGCCGGACGGTCGGCGCTCGTGCTCACCGACGAACGGCTGAGGGTGCTGTGGTCGGCCGGCAGCGCGCCCGGCGACGACACGTGCGGCGACCTGTCCGAGCGGCAGGTCGGCCACAACAGCGCCGCGCTCGCCCTGCGCACCCGGCGCCGGGCCGAGGTGCACGGTCCCGAGCACTTCCTCGACATGTGGCAGGACGTCTCCGCGGTCAGCGTGCCGCTGCTCTCCCCGGAGACGGGACAGGCGCTCGGCACCGTGACGGTCGCCTCCGGCCTGTGCGCCGGCTGCCGCCCGCACCCCGGCGCCGCCCTCGCCGAGGCGGCCGCCACGGCGGTGGAGGCGGAACTGCGGGCACGCGCGCGTACCGCGGAACGGGTCCTGCTCGACGCATACGAGCGGGCCGTGCGGGGGCGCGAGCGGGCGGTCGTCGCGCTGGACGGCCGTAACCGCCTGGTCAGCGAGGCGGCGGCACGCCTGGCCTCGCCGCAGGTGCTGGAGGCTTTGGAGCGGGGCGTGCGGGCGTGGGGGAGGGGAAGCGGGACGGGAAGCGGGAGGGCGGCCGGTGAGTCGTACGAGATCTCGCTGCCCGAGGACGCCGGGTGCACCGTCGAGATCACTCCGGTACGGCATGAGGGCCGCGCTCTCGGCCTGGTCGCCGTGCTCGCGCCACGTCCCGTGGAGTCGGCACCGGCGCTGCCCCGTCCGGGGAGCGCGTCGGTGGGGAGGTCGGTGCCGTGGCGGCACGCCGTCGCGCAGGCCACGGCCCTGGCCCGTACCGCGGGACCCCTGCTCGTCGTGGGCGAACGGGGCACGGGCAAGACCACGCTCGCTCTCGAACTGCTCGACGGCACGGCTCCGTTGGTCGTGGACGCCGCCGAATCACCCGAACTCGGCCTCGGGGTCCCCCCGGCCGAAGGCTGGGGGAGGGCCGGTGACCGCCCGCTGCTCCTGCGCCACGCCGAACGGCTGGCCCAGCCGGACATCGCCGCCCTCAACTCCCTCCTCGACGAACGCCCCGACGTCCACCTGGTCGCCACCTACACTCCCGGCCCCGCGCCGGGCCCCTGCCTGCAGCGGCTCCTCGACACCCTCGCGGCCCGCTCGGTGACCCTGCCCGCCCTGCGGGAACGCCCCGAGGACATCAGGGAGTTGCTCCCCGCCCTCGCGCCCGCTCCGGCCCCCGGCAGCCCGCCGCTGACCTGGACCTTGGACGCGCTGCGGGCGCTGGAGCAGCACCCCTGGCCCGGGAACGTCACCGAACTCGCCCACCTTGTGAGGGCGTTGGCGAGTCAGCGGCGGATCTGCGGACCCGTTCGGCGCGGCGAACTGCCGGATCCCGTTCGGGAGGGACCCGCGGGACGCAACCTCAGCCCGATGGAGCTCGCCGAGCGGGCGGCGATCCTGGAGGCGCTGCGGCGCCACGGCGGCAACAAGGCGCGCGCCGCGGCGGCGTTGGGGATCGCCCGGGCCACCCTCTACCGGAAGCTGCGGGGGTACCAGGGGCGGGATGCCTCGATCACCCAGAAGCTGCCCTGA